The genomic window CTAGTTCGTTGCTGAttttttttgtggtggttgacTTCAGACGATAAACTGAAACTGAAAGTCTGCAGTGtcataacgttcacttttgggtCTTGGTCTTGCTAAGTTTGACTAGTTTCAGCAATCTTGCAGGATCATCCTGGTCCTCCTTGTCATGTTGGATGAAATTGCCGGGGTTCTCATTTCTAAGTAATCACCAAAACACAAATCTGAAACTCATGTTCCTTCAGAAAAGTGACAGTGGTCTGACGATTTCCCCCCTGCCATTCCTGTCACAGGATTCCAATGTACTACGAGCTGAAGCTAGCCTTCCTCGTCtacttgtggtacccaaagacaaggGTATGTACTAGAAATACTGTCTGCGGTTCACCAACAAAAAGATGTACTTGCAAGCCGCTGATCAAATCTCGGAACTGAATGTTGTTGTGCTGTGAACCAGGGAACTGACATCGTGTACGAGACCTTTCTCCAGCCGCTGGTGATGCAGTACCAGCCCAACATCGAGGCCAGGCTACAGTACCTGCGTGCCAACGCCGGGGACATCCTCGTCTTCTACCTCAAGAACTTCACCGAGAGGGGCTACGACCTCTTCCTCCGGGTGCTCGACTACGTCCGGTCGCAGGCGTCCAGAGGGTCAAGAACACGGGTACACACACACTACCTTCACCAATTTGGCTATATGTTCTTCTCTTCTTCAGAGGTTAGTGCAAGTTTTGTGAATTGTGTCTGTTTCCCGTGGGGTGCAGAGATTCTTCTCGTTCCGAGGGGAACGGGCGGAGAGGCCAAGCTTCGCCGATGACTATGCCACTGGCGGCGACCGGAGGGATGGGGGAAGGCACCGCCGGCCACGCAGTGGCTACTAGTAGACCAAGTAGCCACTGGATGTATAGGATGTGCACAGAAACAGAAACGATTACTCGTATAGGCTTAGGTAGGATCAACTCAAGCAAACCATTGTGAACCAGATTGATTTGAACACAGGTGGCTTACGGACAAAACTTTCAGGATTCTATCTTTTCAAGGTTAGGAAACCTTTGATTATTTGAGCAAGAATATTTACCATCTGACATTCTGATCTCAAAGAGCTCATTGTTAGCAATTGTGGCATTAAACAAATCAGAATATCTGTTAATTGTAAATTTGTAACATGCCATATTGAAAGGAAGAAACTTTGGAAGTTCTGGACAAAATTTCAAACACTAgttgatttctgggctgataagcccggctgatactggtttgttgtgataggaaaatactgtaccatggttgataagccctgactgaaaccaacacaACTGAATCCACAAAAGGACTTGCGAGTACAAGCAACTGTCATAAGGCATAAGGTGATATACTGAACAGCAGAATTGGTAAAGGGTCCACTGCCTGGAAATCGAGATAGAAACCAAATATTTCCTAGAAAAGTTCACTTTTCAAACTTAAAAAAATACCAGCAAGTCAACGTGAGCCCCGTCATTGAAAAGCATAACTGTAACATGCCAACTCACTAAAACTGTGTTAGTAATAGCTGAACATAGCGATATGTTTCCTATCTACAGTAAGTATCCAAAAAAGCAACCTATTCCTAGGAACAGAATGGTGAACCTTCAAGACGGTCATGACTGTCAACCACTTAAAATTGATCTCACTCAGAGCCCACATCAACACCCTTCTTTGCTAAGAATTCCTTTGCCTCCACAATATCCTGCATAATACGTCAATCTCAGACATAGAATAAAACGAGGTATGGTCATACAGCCAAAACAAAAATCATTTAGGCGCCGTTTGGGAGAGCTCAAGCTTCAGCTTCTCCGAACAGAATCACTTCTAACCAGCCAAACGCTCAAAATGCCAACTGATTCAGGTGGGCAGGGCATCAACAGagaatcacttctccatttacACTACGAGCTAGGAGCTAAAAAAACCTGCTTCACCCTGCTCCCTGTTATATTCTGGTGGGGATCAGCAGAGAATCAATTCTCATCAACTCCCCACCCTGCTCCCTCCTAGGAATCCAATGGAATCACTACATTAGAGAATCAAGGAGCAGAGCTGAAGAATCACGGAGCGGAGCTCTCCCAAACGGGGCcttagcaattagcatggatttctTTGTCATGGTATGTATGAAGATTCATGAGATGTACTGCAAAGACAGCTCAAGAAGTTTCCAAGGTTCCTCAGTTTAGTCATGGATAGATTCAGAAAAGAAATTTAGTCCCTAAGACTAAAATAGCTAACCTGTTGCAGTAGTATAGCTTCCTGAGGACAAGTTGGGAAGAACATAAGTCCAAATCCAACCATAAAAAGGCCGTAGCATCCAAGAGCCACGACCAAGTAGATGGGAAGCTGAAACAGGAACAACCAAATTCATAAACAAACAACTAATCGCCTTTCACTATTTTTTAAAGATATTTACTAGAAAAAATCAGTGACGCTGACCAGCCAAGTATAACTTCGAGGAACAGTTGAGGTTTTAAGTAGAGCAATCCAGGTAGCTGAGATTGCTACCAGTATTGCAGCAATCTTGAATATGTGCTTCATTTGGGGATGAGGTGCTTTCCTgtcataaaagaaaaaaaataaaaggatGACAAACAAAACATAGCTGATACGATTACTTATTCCAAACAT from Miscanthus floridulus cultivar M001 chromosome 11, ASM1932011v1, whole genome shotgun sequence includes these protein-coding regions:
- the LOC136493009 gene encoding HVA22-like protein j isoform X2, producing the protein MPALECFKAIEQRPGRTDQLRFWCEYWIILVLLVMLDEIAGVLISKIPMYYELKLAFLVYLWYPKTRGTDIVYETFLQPLVMQYQPNIEARLQYLRANAGDILVFYLKNFTERGYDLFLRVLDYVRSQASRGSRTRRFFSFRGERAERPSFADDYATGGDRRDGGRHRRPRSGY
- the LOC136493009 gene encoding putative HVA22-like protein g isoform X1 codes for the protein MSTELLTKFLTLLFGYAMPALECFKAIEQRPGRTDQLRFWCEYWIILVLLVMLDEIAGVLISKIPMYYELKLAFLVYLWYPKTRGTDIVYETFLQPLVMQYQPNIEARLQYLRANAGDILVFYLKNFTERGYDLFLRVLDYVRSQASRGSRTRRFFSFRGERAERPSFADDYATGGDRRDGGRHRRPRSGY
- the LOC136493010 gene encoding dolichol-phosphate mannose synthase subunit 3-like, giving the protein MKHIFKIAAILVAISATWIALLKTSTVPRSYTWLLPIYLVVALGCYGLFMVGFGLMFFPTCPQEAILLQQDIVEAKEFLAKKGVDVGSE